The Pseudomonas parafulva genome window below encodes:
- a CDS encoding LuxR C-terminal-related transcriptional regulator, with translation MTDLSRMHGVASEAQGLRDGRFFRPPLPEGHVLRGRLCQRLQAGLQGRLLLVNAPAGFGKSSLAIEFCERLPQRWRSLWLGLSARDAEPGRFLERLLEGLQQCCPAVGGQAMGLLRMRQRHQPFAYEAWLDGLLDELALHLDAETPLLLVLDDYHLAQGPVLDRCLQFLLNHLPSGLTLLVTSRQRPDWHLARLRLSRQLVELNEQDLRLTPDEALAVIGRQPTGLRGQALDNLIQRSDGWVAGLRFWQLAASEAGEEQALPQALHGAQGLIRDYLLEEVIEILPAQVQAFLYDTACQERFCSDLCDALRERQDSAQILSYLQAHQVFLVPLDEHGRWFRYHHLFSDLLRSRQVSDPSSASHLRACRWFERQGLLDEAVEQALRAGSLEAAAELVQSLSEEQLLAEQNVGMLLRWKMDLPDSLLISTPRLIVLYSWALGLACQLDAAEELAAHLSRFLPAPSATAQRSMLAQWLALSGVIARGRGDRQRTLAYCEEALHSLPCKRYGQRLVCLSTLSNLAIADGDFWRARGWNREALELAQRVGNPLFEALAHYDRARVLHARGQVLRALDEVQSGLKRLQGLSSQRLYAVRARLVLYEGYLQASRLQPEQGRVRLRAGIAEARACRDISVLIGHCMIASLEGREGRFTEAFAELAEAERLMHIWDVPPIFYLAMITLIKCELWQAQGRTDLAESWLQRLGQTYGGEQAAAAPEFHPLLALHIALQQALLDATLGRTDVAEQRLRALMRQGQDTGGLMLVLSAGCQLISVLLGQGRGQEASEVAGHALLAARGGALYPFQALLDEHPAWLRELLDKLPACPVQRGLLARLPQAPVLGAVASETLSGRELAVLELIAQGCSNQQISERLFISLHTVKTHASHINSKLGVERRTQAVARAKSLGLLA, from the coding sequence ATGACAGATCTGTCCCGCATGCATGGAGTCGCCAGCGAGGCCCAGGGTCTGCGGGATGGGCGTTTCTTTCGCCCACCGCTACCGGAGGGGCATGTGCTGCGTGGCCGTCTGTGCCAGCGGTTGCAGGCCGGGTTGCAGGGGCGTCTGCTGCTGGTGAATGCGCCTGCCGGTTTTGGCAAGAGCTCGTTGGCGATCGAATTCTGCGAGCGCCTGCCGCAGCGCTGGCGCAGTCTATGGCTGGGTCTGAGTGCGCGCGATGCCGAGCCTGGCCGGTTTCTCGAGCGCCTGCTCGAAGGCCTGCAGCAGTGCTGTCCGGCGGTCGGCGGTCAGGCCATGGGTCTGCTGCGCATGCGCCAGCGCCATCAGCCGTTTGCCTATGAAGCGTGGCTGGACGGCCTGCTTGACGAACTGGCCTTGCACCTCGATGCCGAGACGCCGTTGCTGCTGGTGCTGGATGACTATCACCTGGCACAAGGGCCGGTGCTCGACCGCTGCCTGCAATTTCTGCTCAATCATCTGCCGTCGGGCTTGACGCTGCTGGTCACCAGCCGTCAGCGGCCGGATTGGCATCTGGCCCGGCTGCGCCTGTCGCGGCAGTTGGTCGAACTCAACGAACAGGACTTGCGCCTGACCCCTGACGAAGCCCTGGCGGTGATTGGGAGGCAGCCCACCGGTCTGCGCGGGCAAGCCTTGGACAACCTGATCCAGCGCAGCGATGGCTGGGTCGCCGGCCTGCGCTTCTGGCAACTGGCGGCCAGCGAGGCAGGCGAGGAACAGGCGCTGCCCCAGGCCTTGCATGGCGCCCAAGGCCTGATTCGCGACTACCTGCTAGAGGAGGTGATCGAGATTCTGCCTGCGCAGGTTCAGGCCTTTCTCTACGACACCGCGTGTCAGGAGCGCTTTTGCAGCGACCTGTGCGATGCCCTGCGCGAGCGCCAGGACAGCGCCCAGATCCTCAGCTACCTCCAGGCCCACCAGGTGTTTCTGGTGCCATTGGATGAGCACGGACGCTGGTTTCGCTACCATCACCTGTTCTCCGACCTGCTGCGCAGCCGGCAGGTCAGCGACCCTTCGAGCGCCTCGCACCTGCGCGCCTGTCGCTGGTTCGAGCGCCAGGGGCTGCTCGACGAAGCCGTGGAGCAGGCGCTGCGTGCGGGGTCGCTGGAGGCCGCCGCCGAGCTGGTGCAGAGCCTTTCCGAGGAGCAACTGCTGGCCGAGCAGAACGTCGGCATGTTGCTGCGCTGGAAGATGGACCTGCCCGACAGCCTGCTGATCAGCACGCCGCGGCTGATCGTGCTGTACAGCTGGGCGCTGGGTCTGGCTTGCCAGCTCGATGCCGCCGAGGAGCTGGCAGCCCATCTCAGTCGTTTTCTGCCGGCGCCGTCAGCCACTGCGCAACGGTCCATGCTCGCCCAGTGGCTGGCGCTCAGCGGTGTCATCGCGCGTGGTCGCGGAGATCGTCAGCGCACGCTGGCGTACTGTGAAGAAGCGCTGCACAGCCTGCCGTGCAAACGCTATGGGCAGCGCCTGGTGTGCCTGTCGACGTTGTCCAACCTGGCCATTGCCGATGGCGACTTCTGGCGGGCGCGGGGCTGGAACCGTGAGGCGTTGGAGCTGGCCCAGCGCGTCGGCAATCCCTTGTTCGAGGCGCTGGCGCACTACGACCGCGCCCGTGTGCTGCATGCCCGCGGCCAGGTGCTGCGGGCGTTGGACGAGGTGCAGAGCGGCTTGAAGCGACTGCAGGGGTTGTCGAGTCAGCGTCTGTATGCGGTGCGTGCTCGACTGGTGCTCTACGAGGGCTATCTGCAGGCATCGCGGCTGCAGCCTGAGCAGGGCCGTGTGCGCTTGCGCGCGGGGATCGCCGAGGCGCGCGCCTGTCGCGATATCAGCGTGTTGATCGGCCATTGCATGATCGCTTCGCTTGAGGGGCGGGAGGGTCGATTCACCGAGGCCTTTGCCGAACTGGCTGAGGCCGAGCGGCTGATGCATATCTGGGACGTCCCACCGATCTTCTACCTGGCGATGATCACCCTGATCAAATGCGAGCTGTGGCAGGCCCAGGGCCGCACCGACCTGGCCGAGTCCTGGCTGCAACGCCTGGGGCAGACCTACGGCGGTGAACAGGCGGCGGCAGCGCCGGAATTTCACCCCTTGCTGGCGCTGCACATCGCACTGCAACAGGCGTTGCTCGACGCCACCCTTGGGCGTACCGATGTGGCGGAGCAACGCCTGCGGGCGCTGATGAGACAAGGTCAGGACACCGGCGGCTTGATGCTGGTGCTCAGTGCCGGGTGCCAGTTGATCAGCGTGTTATTGGGGCAAGGGCGTGGGCAGGAGGCGTCCGAGGTGGCCGGTCACGCCTTGCTGGCGGCCCGCGGCGGTGCGCTCTATCCCTTTCAGGCGCTGCTCGACGAGCACCCGGCCTGGCTGCGCGAGCTGCTCGATAAACTGCCGGCATGCCCCGTTCAGCGAGGACTGTTGGCGCGCCTGCCGCAGGCGCCTGTTCTGGGTGCGGTCGCCAGCGAGACCCTCAGCGGTCGCGAATTGGCGGTTCTGGAACTGATCGCCCAGGGCTGTTCCAACCAGCAGATCAGCGAGCGCCTGTTCATTTCCTTGCACACGGTCAAAACCCACGCCAGTCACATCAACAGCAAGTTGGGCGTGGAGCGGCGTACCCAGGCGGTGGCCAGGGCCAAATCGCTGGGCTTGCTGGCCTAG
- the pgeF gene encoding peptidoglycan editing factor PgeF: MSELTHSLINPDWPAPASVRACVTTRDGGVSLPPYATFNLGDHVGDDPAAVAENRRRLRDTLDTQPAWLQQVHGTHVADADPAHVAQADASWTDQPGIACCVMTADCLPVLFCDRAGTRVAAAHAGWRGLAGGVLEATLERLGLAPEEVLVWLGPAIGPHAFEVGLEVRDAFTDLHPHAASAFVPGQRPDKLMADIYALARIRLAACGVTAVYGGGFCTVNDPRFFSYRRTPQGGRFASLVWLAAR; this comes from the coding sequence ATGAGTGAGCTGACGCACTCGCTGATCAATCCCGACTGGCCGGCCCCGGCCTCGGTTCGCGCTTGCGTCACTACCCGCGATGGCGGCGTCAGCCTGCCGCCCTATGCCACCTTCAATCTGGGCGATCACGTCGGTGACGATCCGGCAGCGGTTGCCGAAAACCGTCGGCGTCTGCGCGACACGCTGGATACCCAACCCGCCTGGCTCCAGCAAGTGCACGGTACGCACGTGGCCGACGCCGACCCCGCTCACGTGGCGCAGGCCGATGCCAGTTGGACCGATCAGCCGGGCATCGCCTGCTGCGTGATGACTGCCGACTGTCTGCCGGTGCTGTTCTGCGACCGTGCCGGTACCCGTGTCGCCGCCGCCCACGCCGGCTGGCGTGGCTTGGCTGGCGGCGTGCTGGAGGCCACCCTCGAGCGCCTGGGGTTGGCGCCTGAGGAGGTGCTGGTGTGGCTCGGGCCGGCAATCGGTCCACACGCCTTCGAAGTCGGTCTGGAGGTGCGCGATGCGTTTACCGACCTCCATCCGCACGCGGCCAGTGCCTTCGTGCCAGGCCAGCGCCCAGACAAACTGATGGCCGATATCTACGCGCTGGCGCGCATTCGCTTGGCCGCCTGCGGCGTCACTGCCGTATATGGCGGTGGTTTCTGCACGGTTAACGACCCCCGCTTCTTCTCCTATCGCCGTACCCCTCAAGGCGGGCGTTTCGCTTCGTTGGTCTGGTTGGCTGCTCGCTGA
- a CDS encoding tetratricopeptide repeat-containing response regulator, translated as MLQYGQKSFLIVDDYTDFRTSTRSMLRELGVREVDTADSGEQALRMCAQKRYDFVLQDFHLGDGKKNGQQVLEDLLLDKLISHECVFIMVTAESSQSIVLSALEHEPDAYLTKPFNRVGLAQRLEKLTQRKTLLKPILQALDRGRPAEVLAACAQLCKQDPRFAPLCLRYRADALRELNRFEELEKFLTSILASRPQPWAYAALGSLLHKRGQQDQAQGVYEQALKAFPIMPALYDGMAEVLVAKGETKRAQTMLEEAVRLSPLAVRRQAALGKLALDNEDFEGASKAYRHAVSQGQSSRYKDAESNLGLAQALMNKNVGNGLDARTRVEINSVLSEVAKENTEDQGLQVRARLMKAASLQQAGDAQTAAKLTEQAMQRLEKMDQFFSVDAALTVASQLNALGQASAGTSILKGCVETYGDDPKVMQSVAKVTDDPTVLGAVTEAVDLNRQGVRSYQGGQLNEALEMFRKALSLQPKNISIALNTAQALLRVGGESPPEAIMQECRNCLNSVAGIPASDNRFDRYRKLHVRVFGA; from the coding sequence ATGCTGCAGTACGGGCAAAAAAGCTTTCTGATCGTCGACGACTACACCGACTTTCGTACCTCCACGCGCTCGATGCTGCGCGAACTTGGCGTGCGCGAGGTGGACACCGCCGACAGTGGCGAGCAGGCCCTGCGCATGTGCGCGCAGAAGCGCTACGACTTCGTCCTCCAGGACTTCCACCTGGGCGATGGCAAGAAAAATGGCCAGCAAGTGCTCGAAGACCTGCTGCTGGACAAGCTCATCAGCCATGAGTGCGTGTTCATCATGGTCACCGCCGAGAGCAGTCAGTCCATTGTGCTCAGTGCGCTGGAGCACGAGCCCGATGCTTACCTGACCAAACCGTTCAACCGTGTGGGGCTGGCCCAGCGCCTGGAGAAACTGACGCAGCGCAAGACGCTGCTCAAGCCGATCCTCCAGGCCCTGGACCGGGGACGGCCGGCCGAAGTGCTGGCCGCCTGTGCGCAGTTGTGCAAGCAGGATCCGCGCTTCGCCCCGCTGTGCCTGCGCTATCGGGCAGACGCGCTGCGCGAGCTCAACCGCTTCGAAGAATTGGAGAAGTTCCTCACCAGTATCCTGGCCAGCCGCCCACAGCCCTGGGCCTATGCCGCCCTGGGCAGTCTGCTGCACAAGCGCGGTCAGCAGGACCAGGCCCAGGGCGTGTACGAGCAGGCCCTGAAGGCCTTCCCGATCATGCCTGCCTTGTACGACGGCATGGCCGAGGTGCTGGTGGCCAAGGGCGAGACCAAGCGTGCCCAGACCATGCTTGAAGAAGCCGTGCGCCTGTCGCCCTTGGCTGTTCGGCGTCAGGCGGCGCTGGGCAAGCTGGCGCTGGACAACGAGGACTTCGAAGGCGCCTCCAAGGCTTACCGACATGCGGTCAGTCAGGGGCAGAGCTCGCGCTACAAGGATGCCGAGAGCAACCTCGGCCTGGCCCAGGCGCTGATGAACAAGAACGTCGGTAATGGCCTGGATGCGCGCACCCGCGTGGAAATCAACAGCGTGCTCAGCGAAGTGGCCAAAGAGAATACCGAGGACCAGGGCTTGCAGGTGCGGGCGCGCCTGATGAAGGCCGCCAGTCTGCAGCAGGCGGGCGATGCGCAGACCGCCGCCAAGCTGACCGAGCAGGCCATGCAGCGGCTGGAGAAGATGGACCAATTCTTCTCGGTCGATGCTGCGCTGACCGTGGCCAGCCAGCTCAATGCGCTGGGCCAGGCATCGGCCGGCACCTCCATTCTCAAAGGCTGCGTGGAAACCTATGGTGACGATCCGAAGGTGATGCAGAGCGTGGCCAAGGTCACTGACGATCCCACCGTGCTCGGCGCTGTGACCGAAGCCGTCGATCTCAACCGCCAAGGGGTGCGCAGCTACCAGGGCGGTCAATTGAACGAGGCCCTGGAGATGTTCCGCAAGGCACTCTCGCTGCAGCCGAAAAACATCAGTATCGCGCTCAACACCGCCCAGGCGCTGCTGCGCGTGGGCGGTGAAAGCCCGCCGGAGGCGATCATGCAGGAATGCCGCAACTGCCTGAACAGCGTGGCCGGCATTCCGGCCAGCGACAACCGCTTCGATCGCTACCGCAAACTGCATGTACGGGTGTTCGGGGCATGA
- a CDS encoding OmpA family protein, which translates to MFNMRRLIIVATTAALMTGCAGQNPYDNQGQAQGDGSGMSKTAKYGGLGALAGALAGAAIDHNHRGKGALIGAAAVGAAAAGYGYYADKQEAELRAQMANTGVEVQRQGDQIKLIMPGNITFATDSANIAPSFYTPLNNLANSFKQFNQNTIEVVGFTDSTGSRQHNMDLSQRRAQAVSTYLTSQGVDASRVSVRGMGPDQPIASNADANGRAQNRRVEVNLKPIPGQQYDQQGAGQQGTVQQYP; encoded by the coding sequence ATGTTCAACATGCGCCGTCTGATTATCGTCGCTACTACCGCCGCCCTGATGACCGGCTGTGCCGGGCAGAACCCCTACGACAACCAGGGGCAGGCCCAGGGTGACGGTTCCGGGATGAGCAAGACCGCCAAGTATGGTGGTCTGGGCGCCTTGGCCGGTGCGCTGGCCGGTGCCGCCATCGACCACAACCACCGTGGCAAGGGCGCGCTGATCGGTGCTGCCGCCGTGGGCGCCGCCGCCGCCGGCTATGGCTACTATGCCGACAAGCAGGAAGCCGAGCTGCGCGCGCAGATGGCCAATACGGGTGTCGAGGTGCAGCGTCAGGGCGATCAGATCAAGCTGATCATGCCGGGTAACATCACCTTCGCCACCGACTCCGCGAACATCGCCCCTAGCTTCTACACCCCGCTGAACAACCTCGCCAACTCGTTCAAGCAGTTCAACCAGAACACCATCGAAGTGGTCGGCTTCACCGACAGCACCGGCAGCCGCCAGCACAACATGGACCTGTCCCAGCGTCGTGCCCAAGCGGTCAGCACCTACCTGACGTCCCAAGGCGTGGATGCTTCGCGCGTGAGCGTGCGTGGCATGGGCCCGGACCAGCCGATTGCCAGCAACGCCGACGCCAATGGCCGTGCGCAGAACCGTCGCGTCGAGGTCAACCTCAAGCCGATTCCGGGTCAGCAGTATGACCAACAGGGCGCCGGCCAGCAGGGCACCGTCCAGCAGTATCCCTGA
- a CDS encoding sensor histidine kinase: protein MSQDEQGLDFSTVIASTVHDMKNSLSALIQAHDQWLARLPEEARSGSEQGVIEHEFRHLNGMLVQMLGLYKLGINQLPICPDYHELEDFVEAQLAQQQEVIRHRDLLATWRIDSESPLGFFDRELVASVVGNVLTNAIRHAGHALLIGVEQQGEQLVISVNDDGAGYPPYMLERQHDYIQGIDGRSGSTGLGLYFAARIAALHERDGVRGRIELANGGALGGGLFRLYLP, encoded by the coding sequence ATGAGCCAGGATGAACAGGGGCTGGACTTCTCGACGGTGATCGCCTCCACCGTCCATGACATGAAGAACTCGCTGTCGGCGCTGATCCAGGCCCATGACCAGTGGCTGGCGCGCCTGCCCGAAGAGGCGCGCAGCGGGAGCGAACAAGGGGTGATCGAGCATGAGTTCCGCCATCTGAACGGCATGCTGGTGCAGATGCTGGGGCTGTACAAATTGGGCATCAACCAATTGCCGATCTGTCCCGACTATCACGAGCTCGAGGACTTCGTCGAAGCACAGTTGGCGCAGCAGCAGGAGGTCATTCGCCATCGCGACCTGCTGGCCACCTGGCGCATCGACAGCGAAAGCCCGCTGGGTTTCTTCGACCGCGAACTGGTCGCCTCGGTGGTGGGCAATGTGCTGACCAACGCCATTCGCCATGCCGGGCATGCCTTGCTGATCGGCGTCGAGCAGCAGGGCGAACAACTGGTGATCAGCGTCAACGACGACGGCGCCGGGTATCCGCCCTACATGCTCGAACGTCAGCACGATTACATCCAAGGTATCGATGGGCGCAGCGGCAGTACCGGACTGGGCCTGTACTTCGCCGCCAGGATCGCCGCGCTGCATGAGCGTGACGGCGTGCGTGGGCGGATCGAGTTGGCCAATGGCGGTGCATTGGGTGGTGGGCTGTTCCGCTTGTACTTGCCCTGA
- the rluD gene encoding 23S rRNA pseudouridine(1911/1915/1917) synthase RluD — protein sequence MSEIIQLSAEVPSELGGQRLDQVAAQLFDEYSRSRLTSWIKEGRLTVDGAVLRPRDTVHSGSVLALEAEQEAQGEWEAEDIALDIVYEDDQILVINKPAGLVVHPAAGHASGTLLNALLHHVPDIVNVPRAGIVHRLDKDTTGLMVVAKTLQAQTNLVDQLQKRSVSRIYECIVVGVVTAGGKIDAPIGRHGGMRQRMAVTDGGKPAVSHYRVLKRFRSHTHVRVKLETGRTHQIRVHMAHVGFPLVGDQTYGGRFRIPPAASVAMVEAVKHFPRQALHARFLALDHPATGERMEWKSPLPDDFMWLLSLLDQDRESFIG from the coding sequence ATGTCCGAGATCATTCAATTAAGTGCAGAGGTCCCGTCCGAACTGGGGGGGCAACGCCTCGACCAAGTCGCCGCCCAATTGTTCGACGAGTACTCGCGTTCGCGCCTGACTTCGTGGATCAAGGAAGGTCGCTTGACCGTCGATGGTGCGGTACTGCGCCCGCGCGACACCGTCCACAGTGGCTCGGTCCTGGCGCTCGAGGCTGAACAGGAAGCCCAGGGCGAGTGGGAGGCCGAGGACATTGCGCTGGACATCGTCTATGAAGACGATCAGATCCTGGTGATCAACAAACCGGCCGGGCTGGTGGTTCATCCGGCCGCCGGGCATGCCAGTGGCACCTTGCTCAACGCCTTGCTGCACCACGTGCCGGACATCGTCAACGTGCCGCGCGCCGGCATCGTTCATCGTCTGGACAAGGACACCACCGGCCTGATGGTGGTGGCCAAGACCCTGCAGGCGCAGACCAACCTGGTCGATCAGTTGCAGAAGCGCTCGGTGAGCCGCATCTACGAATGCATCGTGGTCGGCGTGGTCACCGCCGGTGGCAAGATCGACGCCCCCATCGGTCGTCATGGCGGCATGCGCCAGCGCATGGCGGTCACCGACGGTGGCAAACCGGCGGTCAGCCACTATCGCGTGCTCAAGCGCTTCCGCTCGCACACCCATGTGCGGGTCAAGCTGGAAACCGGGCGTACCCACCAGATCCGCGTGCACATGGCCCATGTCGGTTTCCCGTTGGTGGGCGACCAGACTTACGGCGGTCGCTTCCGCATTCCGCCGGCGGCCAGTGTGGCGATGGTCGAGGCGGTCAAGCATTTCCCTCGCCAGGCCCTGCATGCGCGCTTCCTGGCGCTGGACCATCCGGCCACGGGTGAGCGCATGGAGTGGAAGTCGCCACTGCCGGATGACTTCATGTGGCTGCTGTCGCTGCTGGACCAGGACCGCGAGAGCTTCATTGGATGA
- a CDS encoding outer membrane protein assembly factor BamD produces the protein MQVKHLLLIAILGLTAACSSNKEVIDENLSEAELYQQAQADLDNHSFTSAVNKLKALESRYPFGRYADQAQLELIYANYKNTEPEAAKSAAERFIRLHPQHPNVDYAYYLKGLTSFDQDRGLLARFLPLDMTKRDPGAARDSYNEFAQLTSRFPNSRYAPDAKQRMIYLRNLLASYEIHVADYYLSREAYVAAANRGRYVVENFQETPSVGDGLAVMTEAYQKMHLDELAATSLETLKLNYPNHPSLVDGQFVPQQKDDDDRSWLSKATLGLIETDTPLPPGETRANQDVVRQFKDARSEMPAELLPKDENGDPILPAGPKDADEDRSWFSYLTFGLFD, from the coding sequence ATGCAAGTGAAACACCTGCTGCTGATCGCCATCCTCGGGCTCACCGCTGCCTGTTCCTCGAACAAGGAAGTCATTGACGAGAACCTCAGCGAAGCCGAGTTGTACCAGCAGGCGCAGGCCGACCTGGACAACCACAGCTTCACCAGCGCCGTGAACAAGCTCAAGGCCCTGGAATCGCGCTACCCGTTCGGCCGTTACGCCGACCAGGCCCAGCTCGAACTGATCTACGCCAACTACAAGAACACCGAGCCGGAAGCCGCCAAGTCGGCCGCCGAGCGCTTCATTCGCCTGCACCCCCAGCACCCGAACGTCGACTACGCCTACTACCTCAAGGGCCTGACCTCGTTCGACCAGGATCGTGGCCTGCTGGCGCGCTTCCTGCCGCTGGACATGACCAAGCGTGACCCGGGCGCGGCCCGCGACTCCTACAACGAGTTCGCCCAGCTCACCAGCCGTTTCCCCAACAGCCGCTACGCCCCGGACGCCAAGCAGCGCATGATCTACCTGCGCAACCTGCTGGCCTCCTACGAGATCCATGTCGCCGACTACTACCTGAGCCGCGAGGCCTACGTCGCTGCCGCCAACCGTGGCCGCTACGTGGTGGAAAACTTCCAGGAAACCCCTTCCGTGGGCGATGGTCTGGCCGTGATGACCGAGGCCTACCAGAAGATGCACCTGGACGAGTTGGCTGCCACCAGCCTGGAAACCCTCAAGCTCAACTACCCGAATCACCCGAGCCTGGTCGATGGCCAGTTCGTGCCGCAGCAAAAAGACGATGACGACCGCTCCTGGCTGTCCAAGGCCACCCTGGGCCTGATCGAGACCGACACCCCGCTGCCGCCGGGCGAAACCCGCGCCAACCAGGATGTGGTGCGTCAGTTCAAGGACGCCCGTTCGGAAATGCCAGCCGAACTGCTGCCCAAGGACGAGAACGGCGACCCGATCCTGCCAGCAGGTCCGAAGGATGCCGACGAAGATCGCTCCTGGTTCAGCTATCTGACCTTCGGTCTGTTCGACTGA
- the pta gene encoding phosphate acetyltransferase, which translates to MQTFFIAPTDFGVGLTSISLGLVRTLERGGLKVGFFKPIAQPHPGDTGPERSTELVARTHGIKPPTPLSLAQVERMLGDGQLDELLEQIIRLYQQACVGNDVVVVEGMVPTRHASYAARVNLHLAKSLDAEVILVSAPENEVLSELSGRVELQAQMYGGPRDPKVLGVILNKVRTDESMTDFATRLREHSPLLRGDDFRLLGCIPYQPELNAPRTRDVAELLGAQVLNAGDYEQRRMNKIILCARTVANTVPLLTSGTLVVTPGDRDDIILAVSLAAINGVPLAGLLLTSDSKPDARILGLCRGALQAGLPILSVSTGSYDTANLLNSLNREIPVDDRDRAEFITDFVASRLDAAWLHQRCGTPRELRLSPAVFRYQLIQRAQQANKRIVLPEGAEPLLVQAAAICQARGIARCVLLAKPEDVEAVARAQGISLPADLEILDPELIRARYVQPMVDLRKSKNLNAPMAEQQLEDPVVIGTMMLALGEVDGLVSGLVHSTANTIRPALQLIKTAPGASLVSSVFFMLFPEQVLVYGDCVMNPHPNASELAEIARQSAESAQAFGIAPRVAMISYSSDSASDEEVEKVREATRLAQDTEQGLLIDGPLQYDAAANPQVARQLAPNSAVAGRATVFVFPDLNTGNTTHKAVQRSTDGVSLGPMLQGLRKPVNDLPRGAQVDDIVHTIALTAIQASQVR; encoded by the coding sequence ATGCAGACATTTTTCATCGCGCCGACCGACTTCGGGGTCGGCCTGACCTCCATCAGCCTGGGCCTGGTGCGCACGCTCGAGCGCGGCGGGCTCAAGGTCGGGTTCTTCAAGCCGATCGCCCAGCCCCACCCCGGGGACACCGGCCCGGAACGCTCCACCGAACTGGTTGCCCGCACCCACGGCATCAAGCCACCGACGCCGCTGAGCTTGGCCCAGGTCGAGCGTATGCTCGGCGACGGCCAGCTCGACGAACTGCTCGAGCAGATCATCCGCCTGTACCAGCAGGCTTGCGTCGGCAACGACGTGGTGGTGGTCGAAGGCATGGTGCCGACTCGCCACGCCAGCTACGCGGCGCGGGTCAACCTGCACTTGGCCAAGAGCCTGGACGCTGAGGTGATCCTGGTATCGGCTCCGGAAAACGAAGTGCTCAGCGAGCTCTCGGGGCGGGTCGAATTGCAGGCGCAGATGTACGGCGGCCCGCGCGACCCGAAAGTGCTCGGGGTCATTCTCAACAAGGTGCGTACCGACGAGAGCATGACCGACTTCGCCACTCGCCTGCGCGAGCATTCGCCGCTGCTGCGCGGCGACGACTTCCGCCTGCTCGGCTGCATTCCCTATCAACCCGAGTTGAACGCGCCACGTACCCGTGACGTGGCCGAGCTGCTGGGTGCCCAGGTGCTCAATGCAGGCGACTATGAACAGCGGCGCATGAACAAGATCATCCTCTGCGCGCGCACGGTGGCCAACACCGTGCCGCTGCTGACGTCCGGCACCTTGGTGGTGACCCCGGGCGATCGCGACGACATCATCCTCGCGGTGAGCCTGGCGGCGATCAATGGCGTGCCGCTGGCCGGGCTGCTGCTGACCAGCGACAGCAAACCGGACGCGCGCATTCTCGGCCTGTGCCGCGGTGCGCTGCAGGCCGGCCTGCCGATTCTGTCGGTGAGCACCGGCTCCTACGACACCGCCAACCTGCTGAACTCGCTGAACCGGGAAATCCCGGTGGACGATCGCGACCGCGCCGAGTTCATCACCGACTTCGTCGCCAGTCGCCTGGACGCCGCCTGGCTGCACCAGCGCTGCGGCACGCCCCGTGAACTGCGGCTGTCGCCGGCGGTATTCCGCTATCAGTTGATCCAGCGCGCACAGCAGGCCAACAAGCGCATCGTCCTGCCCGAAGGCGCCGAACCGTTGCTGGTGCAGGCTGCAGCCATCTGCCAGGCCCGTGGCATCGCCCGCTGCGTCCTGCTGGCCAAGCCCGAAGACGTCGAGGCCGTAGCCCGCGCCCAGGGCATCAGCCTGCCGGCAGACCTGGAAATACTCGATCCCGAGCTGATTCGCGCGCGCTACGTGCAGCCGATGGTCGACCTGCGCAAAAGCAAGAACCTCAATGCGCCGATGGCCGAGCAACAACTGGAAGATCCGGTGGTGATCGGCACCATGATGCTCGCGCTCGGCGAGGTCGATGGCCTGGTGTCGGGCCTGGTGCACTCCACGGCCAACACCATTCGCCCGGCCCTGCAACTGATCAAGACCGCGCCCGGCGCCAGCCTGGTGTCCTCGGTGTTCTTCATGCTGTTTCCCGAGCAGGTGCTGGTGTACGGCGACTGCGTGATGAACCCGCACCCCAATGCCAGCGAGCTGGCCGAGATCGCCCGGCAGAGCGCCGAATCGGCGCAGGCCTTCGGCATCGCTCCACGGGTGGCGATGATCAGCTATTCGAGCGATTCGGCGAGCGATGAAGAAGTGGAGAAAGTGCGGGAGGCCACGCGCCTGGCCCAGGATACCGAACAGGGGCTGCTGATCGACGGCCCTCTGCAATACGACGCAGCGGCCAACCCGCAGGTCGCCCGCCAGCTCGCGCCCAACAGCGCGGTGGCCGGGCGCGCGACGGTGTTCGTGTTCCCCGACCTGAACACCGGCAACACCACCCACAAAGCCGTGCAGCGCAGCACGGACGGGGTCAGCCTGGGGCCCATGCTGCAGGGGTTGCGCAAGCCGGTGAACGATTTGCCGCGCGGCGCACAGGTGGATGACATCGTACACACCATCGCCCTGACCGCCATCCAGGCCAGTCAGGTGCGGTGA